A single Pseudomonadota bacterium DNA region contains:
- the pseB gene encoding UDP-N-acetylglucosamine 4,6-dehydratase (inverting), which yields MLKERSILVTGGTGSFGQRFIETVLDRYPEITRLVVFSRDELKQFEMAQVLSTDKYPQLRYFIGDVRDKERLSRALQDIDIVIHAAALKQVPAAEYNPFECIKTNVMGAQNVIETCLDAGVKKVVALSTDKAAGPVNLYGATKLCSDKLFVAANNIKGKKDIKFSVVRYGNVMGSRGSVIPLFLRQRHTGFLPITDERMTRFNITLDHGVRMVLKTLEMMWGGEVFVPKISSYLITDLAEAIAPGCQLRTIGVRPGEKLHEEMITVSDAINTVELEDEYVILPSMKLW from the coding sequence TTGTTAAAAGAACGTTCGATTTTAGTGACGGGCGGTACCGGTTCATTCGGCCAGAGATTTATTGAGACAGTTCTTGACCGTTATCCAGAGATTACCAGGTTAGTGGTCTTTTCTCGTGACGAACTTAAACAGTTTGAAATGGCCCAGGTTCTTTCCACCGATAAATATCCGCAGCTTCGTTATTTTATCGGGGATGTACGTGATAAGGAGCGTCTGTCTCGGGCTTTGCAGGATATTGATATTGTCATCCATGCTGCTGCTCTTAAGCAGGTGCCGGCGGCGGAATACAACCCCTTTGAATGTATTAAAACCAATGTGATGGGGGCCCAGAATGTGATTGAGACCTGTCTGGATGCCGGAGTGAAAAAAGTAGTGGCTTTGAGTACTGACAAAGCGGCCGGACCGGTTAATCTCTATGGAGCAACGAAACTTTGCTCAGACAAACTGTTTGTAGCTGCAAATAATATCAAAGGGAAAAAGGACATTAAATTCAGTGTGGTCAGATATGGTAATGTTATGGGCAGCAGGGGCAGTGTCATTCCTCTTTTTCTGCGACAACGCCATACCGGGTTTTTACCGATTACCGATGAACGGATGACCCGCTTTAACATTACCCTGGATCATGGGGTGAGGATGGTTTTAAAAACCCTGGAAATGATGTGGGGTGGTGAGGTTTTTGTTCCCAAAATTTCCAGTTATCTGATTACCGACCTGGCAGAAGCAATAGCTCCCGGATGTCAGCTGCGAACTATCGGGGTTCGTCCGGGGGAGAAACTTCACGAAGAGATGATAACGGTTTCAGATGCCATCAATACGGTGGAACTTGAGGATGAATATGTGATTCTGCCTTCCATGAAATTATGGG